A window from Entomoplasma freundtii encodes these proteins:
- a CDS encoding ABC transporter ATP-binding protein produces MNFFKLLLTYSKKYPIQFGFLIYFIISNAIFIASISFLTNIVIKQAIYDYDPNQGHNYGMVWWGWLLVTFGVLIILGFGTFMKDYLGNIIGAYIEVGLRNQMVSRLLNQDISYYSNKKIGELMTKIINDTGVIGAEINGLLSSIIQAPLVLIFGTISLFLIDPLLAGVATVLIYSMAFSLVLIVKSYRKHILKTRTIMTHINGDITDKIGAIKLVKSSGTRIYEENRINSIHEPYVQAYKPVAKTGASLITVLTVSDVIVSLVVISVATLVYGMHQHNVVKLMANVIPIVSGLTALTRPLWQISGIIPGLARASASTERIQVILQGDPLLTDNYGKGKRLRGGINTIEMNSIAFRYPENPNRLVIPKTSLIFEKGKSYAFVGETGSGKTTISKLLLRFYDPTDGQVIINNQDLRNYDLSSYLRFVGYVEQEPQIIYGDVYDNVRYGTFNSRKRDVIEACKKANIHHLIESWPNGYHTILGERGLLLSGGQKQRLIIARIILKNPDLLILDEATSSLDNIVEKEIQKELDKLMEKKTTIIIAHRLSTIKKVNHIYVLGADGEGIIQSGTFDELIGQPGTFKSLWDAGFS; encoded by the coding sequence ATGAATTTCTTTAAATTATTGTTAACTTACAGTAAAAAGTACCCAATTCAATTTGGGTTTTTGATATATTTCATTATTTCAAATGCCATTTTTATTGCCTCAATTTCTTTCTTGACAAATATTGTCATCAAACAAGCCATCTATGACTATGATCCTAATCAAGGACATAATTATGGTATGGTGTGATGGGGTTGACTTTTAGTTACTTTTGGGGTGCTAATCATCCTTGGCTTTGGCACATTTATGAAGGATTATTTAGGCAATATCATTGGAGCCTATATCGAGGTTGGCTTACGAAACCAAATGGTTAGTCGCCTATTAAACCAAGATATTTCTTATTATTCTAATAAGAAAATTGGGGAATTAATGACCAAAATTATTAATGATACCGGTGTCATTGGAGCAGAGATTAATGGCTTACTTTCTTCCATTATTCAAGCCCCGCTTGTTCTTATTTTTGGTACAATTTCACTTTTTTTAATCGATCCTTTATTAGCTGGGGTGGCTACGGTTTTAATTTACTCAATGGCCTTTTCACTAGTTTTAATCGTGAAAAGTTACCGCAAACATATTCTTAAAACACGAACTATCATGACCCATATTAATGGGGATATTACTGATAAAATTGGGGCGATAAAATTAGTCAAGTCTTCAGGAACAAGAATTTATGAAGAAAACCGCATTAATAGTATCCATGAGCCTTATGTTCAAGCTTATAAACCTGTGGCTAAAACTGGCGCCTCGTTAATTACGGTATTAACCGTTTCCGACGTTATTGTTTCATTGGTTGTTATTTCAGTCGCTACTCTAGTTTATGGAATGCATCAACATAATGTTGTCAAATTGATGGCTAATGTGATTCCAATTGTTTCAGGTTTAACAGCCTTAACGAGACCTTTATGACAAATATCAGGAATTATTCCTGGCTTAGCTCGTGCCAGTGCTTCCACAGAACGAATTCAAGTCATCTTACAGGGTGACCCCTTATTAACCGATAATTATGGGAAAGGAAAGCGTTTGCGTGGAGGAATCAATACTATTGAAATGAATAGTATTGCCTTTCGTTATCCTGAAAATCCTAATCGGCTAGTGATTCCAAAAACTTCGTTAATTTTTGAAAAGGGCAAATCCTATGCTTTTGTTGGCGAAACCGGAAGTGGTAAGACAACTATTTCGAAACTTTTACTCCGTTTTTATGATCCAACTGATGGTCAAGTCATCATTAACAATCAGGACCTACGTAATTACGATTTATCGTCTTATTTAAGATTTGTTGGTTATGTTGAACAAGAGCCACAAATCATTTATGGGGACGTTTATGACAATGTGCGTTATGGAACTTTTAATTCTCGAAAACGTGATGTAATTGAGGCTTGCAAGAAAGCTAATATTCATCACCTTATTGAAAGTTGACCGAATGGATACCATACCATTTTAGGTGAAAGAGGTCTATTATTGTCTGGAGGACAAAAACAACGGCTGATTATCGCTCGGATTATTTTGAAAAATCCTGATTTATTAATTTTGGATGAAGCCACTTCTTCTTTAGATAATATTGTGGAAAAGGAGATTCAAAAGGAACTTGATAAATTAATGGAGAAAAAAACTACCATTATTATTGCTCACCGTCTATCGACAATTAAAAAAGTGAATCATATTTATGTGTTAGGCGCTGA
- a CDS encoding PTS fructose transporter subunit IIABC yields MNLLTKERVLLELDIKNKDELFAQVAKMALATNIVQDSQELVVAFNNREAEVSTAFENGFAIPHAHSPIILEPAVFFVRFQEPIIWDGVNQVSQAILLLIPDRTNETNKSTDQTDIHLDTLSGIAIKLLDKEICEKLKFSHDVDEIVTLINQPADLSHQTDNQSQSENSLSRLTKVVGITSCATGVAHTYMAREALLKAAEELNWDLHIEAQGQKGPEFILTDEQIQAADMVILATDIGVETDRFIGKKIYRVGTKAVVNKPLEELQKGLAQAKIEQNLGEAKNLDNFVVKDKQKWVSHIMNGISYMIPFIVFAGLISAIVSGIGSAAKIDLNGDNFLATLNQFAGIGFTVMMGVAGGYIANSVAGRSAIAPAFILTMAGNNPKLVWQGYFKNVMVDNPITGNFESINALMQPLNIVGAIIFGLAVGYTVKWINTKWKINKYIQPIMPIIIIPVFLTLIFWLAWMFTFGPLIGVALGYFNFAIMKMEASGVGMVFVGLVLGLLAGVDMGGPINKISSFGATALIPIDNGIAMGCAAAAFGVAPLGCGITSLLFRKKLNEDKGMAINTTILGFMGISEGAIPFATKHTWAVIIPNIVGSGVAGMLAGLFKLRGHVGAWGGPIIAIFGGVDTTSGSYVGIPLFLLAIAAGTFVHIILFRLLFSLKNGEKIEFGKLKLTKNQTKTKIANQTKQSEIVHN; encoded by the coding sequence ATGAATCTATTAACTAAAGAACGGGTTCTTTTGGAATTGGATATCAAAAACAAGGATGAGCTCTTTGCTCAAGTTGCCAAAATGGCTTTGGCAACTAATATTGTTCAAGATAGCCAAGAATTAGTAGTAGCATTTAACAATCGTGAGGCGGAAGTTTCAACAGCTTTTGAGAATGGTTTTGCCATTCCTCATGCCCACTCACCAATCATTTTGGAGCCAGCAGTTTTCTTTGTGAGATTTCAGGAACCGATCATTTGGGATGGCGTTAATCAAGTTTCTCAAGCAATTCTGTTATTAATTCCTGATCGAACTAACGAAACTAACAAATCGACTGACCAAACCGATATTCATCTAGATACCTTAAGTGGGATTGCTATCAAACTTTTGGATAAAGAAATTTGTGAAAAATTAAAGTTTTCTCATGATGTAGATGAAATTGTGACGTTAATCAATCAACCTGCCGATTTAAGTCACCAAACCGATAATCAGTCTCAATCGGAAAATTCACTTAGTCGTCTTACTAAAGTTGTAGGGATTACTTCTTGTGCTACAGGGGTAGCTCATACTTATATGGCCCGTGAAGCTTTGCTTAAGGCAGCTGAAGAGTTAAATTGAGATCTACATATTGAAGCCCAAGGGCAAAAAGGTCCTGAGTTTATCCTCACCGATGAACAAATCCAAGCAGCCGATATGGTTATTTTGGCAACAGACATTGGTGTGGAAACTGACCGCTTTATTGGGAAAAAAATTTATCGAGTTGGTACAAAAGCAGTTGTTAATAAACCACTTGAAGAACTTCAAAAAGGCTTAGCACAAGCTAAAATCGAACAAAATCTTGGGGAAGCGAAAAATCTTGATAATTTTGTTGTCAAAGATAAACAAAAATGAGTTTCTCATATCATGAATGGTATTTCCTATATGATTCCCTTCATTGTCTTTGCTGGTTTAATTTCAGCAATCGTGAGTGGAATTGGAAGTGCTGCCAAAATTGATTTAAATGGCGATAATTTCTTAGCCACTTTAAACCAATTTGCCGGTATCGGTTTTACCGTTATGATGGGAGTGGCTGGAGGTTATATTGCCAATTCAGTTGCTGGGCGTTCAGCTATTGCCCCAGCCTTTATCTTAACAATGGCTGGAAATAACCCTAAATTAGTTTGACAAGGTTATTTCAAAAATGTCATGGTTGATAATCCAATTACTGGTAATTTCGAAAGCATCAATGCTTTGATGCAACCACTAAATATTGTGGGGGCCATCATCTTTGGACTAGCTGTTGGCTATACAGTTAAGTGAATCAATACAAAGTGAAAAATTAACAAATATATCCAACCAATCATGCCAATCATAATTATCCCTGTCTTTTTAACTTTGATCTTTTGATTAGCCTGAATGTTTACTTTTGGACCTTTAATCGGTGTGGCTTTAGGTTACTTTAACTTTGCTATTATGAAAATGGAAGCTAGTGGAGTAGGAATGGTCTTTGTCGGTCTCGTCTTGGGCCTACTAGCTGGAGTTGATATGGGTGGTCCAATCAACAAGATTTCCTCATTCGGAGCAACTGCTTTGATTCCAATTGATAATGGAATTGCCATGGGTTGTGCGGCGGCAGCTTTTGGTGTAGCGCCATTAGGTTGCGGAATTACCTCCTTATTATTTCGAAAAAAATTAAATGAAGACAAAGGCATGGCCATCAATACAACCATCTTAGGCTTTATGGGTATTAGTGAAGGGGCAATTCCTTTTGCCACAAAACATACCTGAGCAGTAATTATCCCAAACATTGTTGGAAGTGGTGTCGCAGGAATGTTGGCCGGTCTCTTTAAATTGAGAGGACATGTTGGGGCTTGAGGAGGACCTATTATTGCCATCTTTGGCGGTGTTGACACCACTAGTGGTAGTTATGTAGGAATTCCTTTATTCTTGTTAGCGATTGCTGCCGGAACCTTTGTACATATCATTTTATTCCGCTTATTATTTAGTTTAAAAAACGGTGAAAAAATTGAGTTTGGTAAATTAAAGTTAACAAAAAACCAAACCAAAACTAAAATTGCAAACCAAACAAAACAATCAGAAATTGTTCACAATTAA
- a CDS encoding lipoprotein yields the protein MKKVLSLLGSLGLVATTASVVVSCQTKIKTSELEKYAKLMEEVKPTMKILGKDLPLKPLDFKKYVIQEIQKFCQDNKLDSEVYIPFADLKTLSINDQEIIKNGKLIVDEDKELSKDLFKPSEGEKSVPITVLIQNVTFTFNLAIFE from the coding sequence ATGAAGAAAGTACTTAGTCTTTTAGGTAGTTTAGGTTTGGTCGCCACTACAGCTAGTGTTGTTGTGAGTTGCCAAACTAAAATAAAAACCAGTGAATTGGAAAAATATGCTAAATTGATGGAAGAAGTAAAACCTACAATGAAAATTTTGGGTAAAGATCTTCCTTTAAAACCACTCGATTTCAAGAAATATGTTATTCAAGAAATTCAAAAATTTTGTCAAGATAACAAATTAGATTCAGAAGTTTATATTCCTTTTGCTGATTTAAAAACTTTGTCTATTAACGACCAAGAAATTATCAAAAATGGAAAACTTATAGTTGATGAAGATAAAGAATTATCTAAAGATTTATTTAAACCTAGTGAAGGTGAAAAAAGTGTGCCAATCACTGTTTTAATTCAAAATGTCACATTTACCTTTAATTTAGCAATCTTTGAATAA